The Deltaproteobacteria bacterium genome window below encodes:
- a CDS encoding NUDIX domain-containing protein has protein sequence MAADVTERQSDLALVLARVEIDGAAHWLLRRHAKWGDWSLVGGHVEADERDDWMRTAIREANEELAPLVCNVDFTIEPLSPESSTWGPVASRSAGGAMTTYRVRWYQARFLGDAAASLRRLSPDDFALVLESEISDAEVVSSVARRLFEETRAHVGSIPVAARVPAAAASLRVALSVR, from the coding sequence ATGGCCGCGGACGTGACCGAGCGACAGTCCGATCTCGCGTTGGTGCTCGCGCGCGTCGAGATCGATGGTGCAGCGCACTGGTTGCTGCGCCGTCACGCGAAGTGGGGCGACTGGAGTCTCGTCGGCGGCCACGTCGAGGCCGATGAGCGCGACGACTGGATGCGCACCGCGATCCGGGAGGCTAACGAGGAACTCGCGCCACTCGTCTGCAACGTGGACTTCACCATCGAGCCGCTGTCGCCCGAATCGAGTACGTGGGGGCCGGTGGCGTCGCGCTCGGCGGGCGGCGCGATGACGACGTACCGCGTGCGGTGGTACCAGGCTCGCTTTCTCGGTGACGCTGCAGCGTCACTGCGTCGGCTCTCGCCCGATGACTTCGCGCTCGTCTTGGAGTCGGAGATCAGCGACGCCGAGGTGGTCTCGAGCGTCGCGCGTCGGCTGTTCGAGGAAACACGCGCGCACGTTGGGTCGATCCCCGTTGCGGCACGCGTTCCGGCTGCTGCTGCGTCGCTGCGCGTCGCGCTGTCGGTCCGCTGA
- the ruvB gene encoding Holliday junction branch migration DNA helicase RuvB, with product MARVRHDDGRKGVEAAVDRGALDRRDRDEDAALAGSLRPRTMAEYIGQSALKRKLRVFVDAAKQRGEALDHVLLHGPPGLGKTTMAQILANELGVRIHITSGPAVEHKGILAGHLTALESGDVLFIDEIHRLTPAVEESLYSAMEDGRIDLPVGEGSRARTMPFALAPFTLVGATTRTALLGAPLRERFQIVEGLEYYADDELAAIVRRTAGILGVETSAEGAMEIGRRSRGTPRIANRLTRRVRDFAQVRERPRIELEDANFALGELGIDPEGLDAIDRRILTAIVDLFDGGPVGIEALAATLSEPRDTLEDVYEPFLLQRGFLIRTPRGRQVTRKALAHLGRTDAPPPSRGSGGPSGQGELPL from the coding sequence ATGGCGCGGGTCCGACACGACGACGGGCGCAAGGGGGTCGAGGCCGCGGTCGATCGCGGTGCGCTCGATCGCCGCGATCGCGACGAGGACGCCGCGCTGGCCGGCTCGCTGCGGCCGCGCACGATGGCGGAGTACATCGGCCAGAGCGCGCTCAAGCGCAAGCTGCGGGTCTTCGTCGACGCCGCCAAGCAGCGCGGCGAGGCGCTCGATCATGTGCTGCTGCACGGGCCACCGGGCCTCGGCAAGACCACGATGGCGCAGATCCTCGCCAACGAGCTCGGGGTCCGCATCCACATCACCTCGGGGCCTGCGGTCGAGCACAAGGGCATCCTCGCCGGGCACCTGACCGCGCTCGAGTCGGGCGACGTGCTGTTCATCGACGAGATCCACCGGCTCACGCCGGCGGTCGAGGAGAGCCTCTACTCGGCGATGGAGGACGGCCGCATCGATCTGCCGGTCGGCGAGGGCAGCCGCGCCCGCACGATGCCGTTCGCGCTGGCGCCGTTCACCCTGGTCGGCGCGACCACTCGCACCGCGCTGCTCGGCGCGCCGCTGCGCGAGCGGTTCCAGATCGTCGAGGGACTCGAGTACTACGCCGACGACGAGCTCGCCGCGATCGTGCGCCGCACCGCGGGCATCCTCGGTGTCGAGACCTCGGCCGAGGGCGCGATGGAGATCGGTCGACGCAGTCGCGGCACGCCGCGCATTGCCAACCGTCTCACGCGGCGCGTGCGGGACTTCGCGCAGGTCCGCGAGCGCCCGCGCATCGAGCTCGAAGACGCCAACTTCGCGCTCGGCGAGCTCGGCATCGACCCCGAGGGCCTCGACGCGATCGATCGCCGCATCCTCACCGCCATCGTCGATCTCTTCGACGGCGGCCCGGTCGGCATCGAGGCGCTCGCCGCCACCCTGAGCGAGCCCCGCGACACCCTCGAGGACGTCTACGAGCCGTTCCTCCTGCAGCGTGGGTTCTTGATCCGCACGCCGCGAGGTCGCCAGGTGACCCGCAAGGCGCTCGCGCACCTCGGGCGCACCGACGCGCCGCCGCCGTCGCGTGGCAGCGGCGGACCGAGCGGGCAGGGCGAGCTTCCGCTGTAG